ATGGTTTTGTCCAGCAGATGGAGCAGATGCTGATCGAATTCAAGCGCTATGCGATCAATCCGGAAGAGCTCACTGGAAAAATGGAGGCAAGCGCCGCAGGGAATAAAGCCCTGAAGGACAAAATCCATGATCTTGATCTAGTGTATCGACAATTTGAAGACGAATTATTCGGCAAATATATAGATTCAGAGGATTATTTCAAACTGCTGGCAGAGAAAATCCCGGCCTCGCAATACCTTCAAAATGCAGAAGTATACATCGATGGTTTCTACAGTTTCACGCCTCTTGAATTGATGATCATTGACCAGCTTATGAGTACTTGTAAAAGGGTGACCATCGCGCTGCCGGTCGACAAGGGTTTTAAAAATGAAATGCCTGATGAACTGCATTTATTCAGGGTAACAGGTGAAACCTGCTCAACATTGTATGACATGATAAAAGCAAATGGCCACGATCTGGAAGAAGAAATCGTATTGACGGAACAGAGGCGCTGGCAGGATGAATCGCTAAAGCATCTTGAAAGGGAATTCGATTCCAGGCCTGCCGTTAAATATAACGGTGAAGCCGCGATCCATATTGCACAGGCTGCCAACAGAAGGGCAGAACTGGAAGGCGTTGCCCGCAGGATCCTTGGGCTGGCAAGGGATAATGGCTACCGTTATCGCGATATAGCCGTACTGATGCGAGGCAGCGAATACCGAGAAGTACTTGAAACGATTTTTGACGACTATGGCCTGCCATACTTTATCGACCAGAAGCGGAATATGCTTCATCATCCATTGATTGAGCTAGTCCGTTCCAGTCTTGAAACGGTATTGGGGAACTGGCGGTATGAACCGATTTTCCGTGCGGTAAAAACGGATTTGCTGTTCCCGGACGGTGTGAATCTGAACAAGATGCGCGAACAGATGGATGTGCTGGAAAACTATGTGCTTGCATATGGCATCCAGGGAGATAAATGGACGAAAAAAGAACGATGGAAATACCGGAGAATACGCGGCCTGGAGTATGACGGAGTGGCCCAGACAGATATAGAAAAAAAGACAGAGCAGGAACTGAATGACCTGAGGCTGCTGATTACATCTCCGCTGCTGCGGATGGCCCGCCGCCTGAAGCGAGCAGATACGGGAAGGAAGCTTGCGGAAGCAGTCTATCTGTTCATGGAAGAACTCGATATTCCGGCGAAGCTTGAAGCATGGAGAATGGGTGCTGAACAGGAAGGCAGGCTGGTAGAAGCGAGGGAGCATGAGCAAGCCTGGAACGCAGTGGTCAATCTTCTTGACCAGTTCGTCGAGATGCTTGGTGATACGAAAGTAGCGCCAAAACAATTCGTTTCCATTCTTGATGCCGGTTTTGAATCACTAAGATTCTCCCTGATTCCTCCTGCAATCGATCAAATACTGATTGCCGATCTTGAAAAGACGCGGCTTGCTGATGTCAAGGTTGCATTCGTCATCGGCGTCAATGAAGGTGTCCTTCCTGCGAAGATAACAGAGGAAGGGATTTTTGCGGATGATGACCGCGAGCTTCTTCAGTCGAAGGGGATAAAACTTGCTCCAAGCAGCCGCACCAAGCTTCTGGACGAAAACTTTATTGCCTACAAGGCATTTGTGACACCATCGGAACAACTCTATATCAGTTATCCGATAGCCAATGAAGAAGGGAAAGCTCTGATGCCATCTTCATTCATCAAGAGAATTTCGGATCTTTTCCCTGAACATCAAACGCTTTTCTACCTGCCGGATCCATCTGAGTTGCCGGAGGAAGAGCAATTAAAATATGCAGCTGGTGAAAACGTTGCTCTATCCTATTTGACATCACAGCTTCAATTGAAAAAGCGTAATTATCCTGTCTATGATTTTTGGTGGGATGTGTACGATTATTATATAAAGAGTCATCAATGGGGAGATAGAGCACGCCAGGTTCTTTCCAGCTTATTTTACGAAAATAGGACGAAGCAGCTATCGGAATCCATCACCAAGGAGCTTTATGGTGAAGAAATTCAGGGAAGCGTTTCAAGGATGGAGCTGTTCAACAGCTGTCCATTCTCACATTATGTCCAGCATGGCCTGAAGCTGCGCGACCGTCAGATCTTCCGGCTTGAGGCGCCTGACATCGGGGATCTGTTCCACGCTGCACTGAAGGAAATTGCCGAGACCGTCATGCAGCAAAACCTTAGCTGGGCCCAGCTGACAAGAGCCCAGGCTGAACAACTGGCAAGGGATGCAGTCCAAAAGCTGGCTCCTAAACTGCAGAATGAGATCTTGATGAGTTCGAACAGGCATCATTATATCAGGCAGAAGCTGCAGAATATCATCAGCCGCGCATCGCTCGTATTAAGTGAGCATGCGAAGGTCAGCGGATTTTCACCAGTAGGCTTGGAACTTGGCTTCGGCCGACAGGGAAAACTGCCGCCGCTTGCTTTTTCGCTTAAAAATGGGACAAAAATGGAGCTCATGGGCCGGATTGACCGCGTAGATAAAGCAGAAGATGATAAGGGCGTGTACTTGAGGGTCGTTGATTATAAATCGAGCGTGAAGGATGTCAATTTGACTGAGGTTTATTATGGTGTGGCCCTGCAGATGCTTACCTACCTGGATATCATCATCACTCATTCGCCAATGTTGGTTGGCAAGGCTGCTGACCCGGCTGGAGTTCTGTATTTCCATGTCCATAATCCTATTGTCAACGCATCGAAAATGCTGACTCTTGATGAAATCGAAGAGGAAATCCTCAAACGTTTTAAAATGAATGGATTGCTCCTCGGCGATGAAAATGTCATCAGAATGATGGACAAGGGGCTTGATACAGGAAGCTCACAGATTATTTCCGCAGGTTTTAAAAAGGATGGAAGCCTGCTGAAAAGCTCAAAAGTGGCCAGCAAGGAAGACTTTGACCATTTGCGGCAATTCGTCCGCCACAAATATGTAGAGACCGGAAATAGGATTGTCAGCGGAATTGTCGATGTGGCGCCGTATAAGCTAAAGGACAGGGCTCCATGTACATTCTGTTCTTTCAAGCCGGTCTGCCAGTTTGACCAGGCCGTGGAATCGAATGATTTCAGGAAGCTTCCGGTCATAAAAAAAGAAGACTTGCTGGCGTCGCTCCGTCAGGATCAAAAGATGACAGCAAACGATGGCTTGCCTGGAGCAAATGATCGGTTAGAAGAAATCAGGAAACTGGATATTCTAGCATCAATCGGAGAGGAGGAAGAGGATCTTGGCTAAAATGACAATACCGCCAGTACCGGAAGGGGCAACCTGGACGGAAAATCAATGGAAGGCAATCATGGCATCGGGCCAGGATATCCTTGTCGCAGCAGCAGCAGGGTCGGGAAAAACGGCCGTGCTTGTTGAGCGGATCATCAGGAAAATCACTTCGGAAAGCAACCCAATGGATGTTGATGAACTGCTCGTCGTGACATTCACGAATGCCTCCGCGGCTGAAATGCGCCACAGGATAGGAGAAGCACTGGAAAAAGCAATTGACAGCAACCCGGCTTCGACCCACTTGAAAAAGCAGCTCAGCCTGCTGAACAGAGCGTCCATTTCAACGCTTCACTCCTTCTGCCTTGAAGTGATCAGGAAATATTATTACTTGATTGATGTTGATCCTGGCTTCAGGATTGCAGATGAAACAGAAGGGCAGTTGCTTAGGGATGAAGTGATCGAGGACCTTTTCGAGGAAGAGTACGGAAATGCAGACAACCAGCCATTTTTCAACCTGGTGGATGCGTTCACGAATGACCGCAGCGATGAAGGATTGAAGGATATAATTGTCGACCTGTTCGATTTTGCCAGATCCAATCCTTCACCTGATGCCTACCTGGATTCAATCGTTTCGATGTATGACGCAGCAGACAGCTCAACAATGGAGGATCTGCCTTTCATGAAGGTGCTCGTAGCGGATATCGAGCTGCAGCTACAGGGGGCGAAACAGCTTCTGGAAAAAGCGATGGAGATTGCCAAAATGCCAGGAGGTCCGGCACCAAGAGCGGTTAATTTTACCGAAGACTTGCATGTGATTGATACCTTGCTTGCTGCAAGGGACAGATCATGGGCAGAGCTTTATGAGGCGATCCAGCTCGCTAATTTTGGCAGGGCAAAAACATGCCGCGGTGATGATTTCAACAAGGAGCTTGTTGACAAGGCAGCTAAGCTACGCGACCGGGCAAAGAAAATCGTCCAGGATCTGAGAGGGGAATTATTCTCACGCAGACCTGAGAGTTTCCTGAAGGATATGCAGGAAATGAAGCCCTTGGTTTCTGTCCTGATTGATCTTGTAAAAGAATTCTCGCGCCGGTTTGGAGAAGTGAAGCAGGAACGTGGCCTCGTCGATTTCTCTGATTTGGAGCATTATACTCTTGATATTCTGACTGTCAATACGGATGTGGAGGAAGTGGCGCATCCAGGACAACCTGAACCTTCAGAGGCAGCACTTGCTTATCGCCAGAAGTTCAAAGAAGTCCTTGTGGACGAATACCAGGATACAAATATGGTCCAGGAAGCAATCCTCCAGCTTGTGACTGCTGAAGGAGAAGAAGCAGGCAATCTGTTCATGGTTGGCGATGTAAAACAATCAATCTACAAGTTCCGTCTTGCTGAGCCTAATTTGTTCCTTGGAAAGTACAACAGGTTCACATCCAGCGGAGAAGGAACCGGCTTGAAAATTGATCTCGCTAAGAACTTCCGGAGCCGCAAAGAAGTCCTTGACGGGACGAATTATTTATTCAAGCAAATCATGGGAATCAAGGTTGGCGAAATTGCTTACGATGAAAATGCCGAGCTGAAAATAGGAGCGCCTTATCCTGAGGATGACGAGTTCCCTGTGGAGCTGCTCTTGATTGATAAAAGCGAGGGTGAAACCGCAGAAACAGAGACTGAGAATGAAAGTGCAGAAGGTGATTTCGACGCTGATGACCTGGAACAATCCCAGCTCGAAGCAAGGCTGATGGCTAAGCACATTAAGGATATGGTAGAAGAACGGCGGGGTGTGTACAATCCGAAGACAAAGACCTCGAAGCCCGTCAATTACCGTGATATCGTCATTCTCCTCCGCTCGATGACCTGGGCGCCGCAAATAATGGAGGAGTTCAAGCAGCAAGGCATCCCGATTTACGCGAATCTGTCGACTGGATATTTCCAGGCAACAGAGGTCGCGGTCATGCTTTCTCTGTTGAAAGTGATTGACAATCCTTATCAGGATATTCCGCTCGCTGCAGTCCTGAGGTCGCCTATTGTCGGGCTGGATGAGGAAGAGCTTGCCATCATCAGGGTCAGCCAGAAACGCGGTTCCTTCTACGAGGCATTGACTGCTTTCTGTCTTGAGCGGCCATTGCCGGAAAATGAGCGCTTGCATGAGAAAACAAATCGCTTTTTCGAAAGCTTGAAAAAATGGAGAACCTCAGCAAGGCAGGGTTCTGTATCCGATTTAATCTGGCAATTGTACCGGGAAACCCGATTCTTCGATTTTGCCGGCGGGATGCCAGGAGGCAAGCAGCGCCAAGCAAACCTGCGAGCACTATATGATCGCGCGCGACAATATGAAGCCACAAGCTTCCGAGGCCTGTTCCGCTTTTTGCGCTTCATTGAGCGGATGAGGGAGCGCGGAGACGACCTGGGCGCTGCAAGAGCACTTGGAGAGCAGGAAGATGTGGTCAGGGTCATGACGATCCACAGCAGCAAGGGACTGGAGTTCCCGGTTGTCTTCGTTGCCGGGCTTGCCCGAAATTTCAATACGATGGACCTGAAAAAATTCTATATGCTCGATAAAGAGTTTGGCTTTGCAGCAAAATATATCAATCCCGAGAAGCGGATTTCCTTCCCATCCTTGCCGCAGTTGGCATTCAAGCGCAAGAAG
This portion of the Mesobacillus sp. S13 genome encodes:
- the addA gene encoding helicase-exonuclease AddAB subunit AddA, with the translated sequence MTIPPVPEGATWTENQWKAIMASGQDILVAAAAGSGKTAVLVERIIRKITSESNPMDVDELLVVTFTNASAAEMRHRIGEALEKAIDSNPASTHLKKQLSLLNRASISTLHSFCLEVIRKYYYLIDVDPGFRIADETEGQLLRDEVIEDLFEEEYGNADNQPFFNLVDAFTNDRSDEGLKDIIVDLFDFARSNPSPDAYLDSIVSMYDAADSSTMEDLPFMKVLVADIELQLQGAKQLLEKAMEIAKMPGGPAPRAVNFTEDLHVIDTLLAARDRSWAELYEAIQLANFGRAKTCRGDDFNKELVDKAAKLRDRAKKIVQDLRGELFSRRPESFLKDMQEMKPLVSVLIDLVKEFSRRFGEVKQERGLVDFSDLEHYTLDILTVNTDVEEVAHPGQPEPSEAALAYRQKFKEVLVDEYQDTNMVQEAILQLVTAEGEEAGNLFMVGDVKQSIYKFRLAEPNLFLGKYNRFTSSGEGTGLKIDLAKNFRSRKEVLDGTNYLFKQIMGIKVGEIAYDENAELKIGAPYPEDDEFPVELLLIDKSEGETAETETENESAEGDFDADDLEQSQLEARLMAKHIKDMVEERRGVYNPKTKTSKPVNYRDIVILLRSMTWAPQIMEEFKQQGIPIYANLSTGYFQATEVAVMLSLLKVIDNPYQDIPLAAVLRSPIVGLDEEELAIIRVSQKRGSFYEALTAFCLERPLPENERLHEKTNRFFESLKKWRTSARQGSVSDLIWQLYRETRFFDFAGGMPGGKQRQANLRALYDRARQYEATSFRGLFRFLRFIERMRERGDDLGAARALGEQEDVVRVMTIHSSKGLEFPVVFVAGLARNFNTMDLKKFYMLDKEFGFAAKYINPEKRISFPSLPQLAFKRKKKMEMLAEEMRVLYVALTRAKEKLYLIGSVKDAEKTISKWQDEASHPEWLLDEYSRASASGYIDWIGPAVVRHRDCIDIREGAEILHPALGKDITCHPSRWKIESVKAEEIASYAEGQTEEHESLMDLVAAGKPVNRDSELAETVNRQLSWNYHFKEAANHRSKQSVTELKRNHETRDEESGTQMIRRFSKPILNRPRFMQEKKLTPAERGTAMHMVMQHINLDQPVTEASLDLQLEEMVVKELLFPEQRDAIDKKWILAFFETDIGKRLVSAEKVSREVPFYLSLPSKEVYPDWQGENEPIFIQGVVDCIFRDEKGTVLLDFKTDGIHDRYKGGFEQAKPILEERYRIQISLYAKAIEQVWKQPVAEKYLYFFDGGHLLELD
- the addB gene encoding helicase-exonuclease AddAB subunit AddB, translated to MSVRLVLGRSGSGKTEMIINEIKDRLIADPQGAPIAYLVPEQMSFLSEYRLSTDPELGGMIRAQVFSFPRLAWRILQETGGYTRQHLDSVGISMMIRKIIEDKKDELKIFQKAADKNGFVQQMEQMLIEFKRYAINPEELTGKMEASAAGNKALKDKIHDLDLVYRQFEDELFGKYIDSEDYFKLLAEKIPASQYLQNAEVYIDGFYSFTPLELMIIDQLMSTCKRVTIALPVDKGFKNEMPDELHLFRVTGETCSTLYDMIKANGHDLEEEIVLTEQRRWQDESLKHLEREFDSRPAVKYNGEAAIHIAQAANRRAELEGVARRILGLARDNGYRYRDIAVLMRGSEYREVLETIFDDYGLPYFIDQKRNMLHHPLIELVRSSLETVLGNWRYEPIFRAVKTDLLFPDGVNLNKMREQMDVLENYVLAYGIQGDKWTKKERWKYRRIRGLEYDGVAQTDIEKKTEQELNDLRLLITSPLLRMARRLKRADTGRKLAEAVYLFMEELDIPAKLEAWRMGAEQEGRLVEAREHEQAWNAVVNLLDQFVEMLGDTKVAPKQFVSILDAGFESLRFSLIPPAIDQILIADLEKTRLADVKVAFVIGVNEGVLPAKITEEGIFADDDRELLQSKGIKLAPSSRTKLLDENFIAYKAFVTPSEQLYISYPIANEEGKALMPSSFIKRISDLFPEHQTLFYLPDPSELPEEEQLKYAAGENVALSYLTSQLQLKKRNYPVYDFWWDVYDYYIKSHQWGDRARQVLSSLFYENRTKQLSESITKELYGEEIQGSVSRMELFNSCPFSHYVQHGLKLRDRQIFRLEAPDIGDLFHAALKEIAETVMQQNLSWAQLTRAQAEQLARDAVQKLAPKLQNEILMSSNRHHYIRQKLQNIISRASLVLSEHAKVSGFSPVGLELGFGRQGKLPPLAFSLKNGTKMELMGRIDRVDKAEDDKGVYLRVVDYKSSVKDVNLTEVYYGVALQMLTYLDIIITHSPMLVGKAADPAGVLYFHVHNPIVNASKMLTLDEIEEEILKRFKMNGLLLGDENVIRMMDKGLDTGSSQIISAGFKKDGSLLKSSKVASKEDFDHLRQFVRHKYVETGNRIVSGIVDVAPYKLKDRAPCTFCSFKPVCQFDQAVESNDFRKLPVIKKEDLLASLRQDQKMTANDGLPGANDRLEEIRKLDILASIGEEEEDLG